Proteins found in one Campylobacter concisus genomic segment:
- a CDS encoding Na+/H+ antiporter NhaC family protein — protein sequence MLIFNPVVFSILVMTILCLLRFNILLSILISALVAGVMYKHGFSGFESGIAGGIDSLFTALKETTQSLISGMQGNLETSLSYILLGALAAAIANTNLTAILINALSKFLSSNKVIFTLTIAFIACLSQNLIPVHIAFIPILIPPLLAIMNKMGIDRRAVACALTFGLQAPYVSLSVGFGLLFHNILKKELANNGITTSISDISSVMWIGGASMLIGLILAILFYGKKRAYKTSKFEKEELDEIERAKSLEMTKKEWAVLAGAVVAFGVQIYTELLPLGALLGLLVMVVFGGIEYKKVDKIMDNGLAMMGFIAFIMLVAAGYGTILRESGGIDELVKYASLVSGGKIGGAFLMLLIGLLVTMGIGTSFGTIPILASIYVPLCVSLGFGVPAIILLVGIAAALGDAGSPASDSTLGPTSGLNADGEHNHIYDTCVPTFIFFNIPLIIGGIVGAMILG from the coding sequence TGTATAAGCATGGATTTAGTGGATTTGAAAGTGGTATTGCAGGTGGGATCGATAGCCTCTTTACAGCCCTAAAAGAGACTACACAAAGCCTCATAAGCGGTATGCAAGGCAATCTTGAAACATCGCTTAGTTATATTTTGCTTGGTGCTTTAGCAGCCGCCATCGCAAATACAAATTTAACTGCTATCTTGATAAATGCTTTGAGTAAATTCCTTAGCTCAAATAAAGTGATTTTTACACTAACCATCGCATTTATAGCGTGCTTATCTCAAAATTTAATCCCAGTTCACATAGCTTTTATACCTATTTTAATCCCGCCACTTCTTGCTATTATGAACAAAATGGGGATAGATAGACGTGCAGTAGCTTGTGCTTTGACATTTGGTCTTCAAGCACCTTATGTAAGCCTTAGTGTTGGCTTTGGTCTGCTTTTTCACAATATCTTAAAAAAAGAGCTAGCAAATAACGGCATAACCACATCTATTTCTGATATCTCTTCTGTTATGTGGATAGGTGGCGCTTCGATGCTTATTGGACTTATCCTTGCCATACTTTTTTATGGTAAAAAAAGAGCTTATAAAACTTCAAAATTTGAAAAAGAAGAGCTTGATGAGATCGAGCGTGCAAAAAGCCTTGAGATGACTAAAAAAGAGTGGGCGGTTTTAGCTGGTGCAGTTGTGGCTTTTGGTGTGCAAATTTATACTGAGCTGCTACCTCTTGGCGCACTACTTGGACTTTTGGTCATGGTTGTTTTTGGTGGTATCGAATACAAAAAAGTAGATAAGATCATGGATAATGGCCTTGCTATGATGGGATTTATCGCTTTTATCATGCTAGTTGCTGCAGGTTATGGCACTATCCTAAGAGAGAGTGGCGGAATAGACGAGCTTGTAAAATACGCTAGCTTAGTATCTGGCGGCAAGATAGGCGGAGCATTTTTGATGCTTCTTATCGGACTTCTCGTTACGATGGGTATAGGCACTAGCTTTGGTACGATACCTATTTTAGCTTCTATCTACGTGCCACTATGTGTTAGCCTTGGTTTTGGCGTACCAGCCATCATCTTATTGGTTGGTATAGCTGCGGCTCTAGGAGATGCTGGAAGTCCTGCAAGTGATAGCACACTTGGACCAACAAGCGGTCTAAATGCTGATGGTGAACACAACCACATATATGATACTTGTGTACCTACATTTATATTTTTTAACATACCACTCATCATCGGTGGTATCGTTGGAGCTATGATACTTGGATAA